A genomic region of Brevibacillus sp. JNUCC-41 contains the following coding sequences:
- the bioA gene encoding adenosylmethionine--8-amino-7-oxononanoate transaminase, which produces MNSQDLEQWDKEYVWHPFTQMKTYRESKPLIIERGEGSYLIDVDGKRYLDGYASLWVNVHGHNEPELNGALIEQVNKVAHSTLLGSANVPSILLAKKLAEITPGSLSKVFYSDTGSAAVEIALKVAYQYWQNIDPVKHQNKNKFVSLDEAYHGDTVGAVSVGGMDLYHRIFKPLLFQRISAPSPYAYHMTEYGDQEAVKNHCLKELEKLLQEQSEEIAGLIIEPLVQGAAGIITHPGGFLKEVEQLCKKYNILLICDEVAVGFGRTGTMFACEQEDVVPDIMCMGKGITGGYMPLAATIMNEQIFQSFLGEREEHKTFYHGHTYTGNQLACALALKNIELMESRNLIKDIQKKAKYLSQRLQALSELPIVGDIRQRGFMIGVEIVKDRETKETFTLQENVVSGIIHTARENGLIIRELGPVITMMPILSMSEKELDFMVETVYRAIQEVSIHKGLIPAAN; this is translated from the coding sequence ATGAACAGTCAGGATTTAGAACAATGGGATAAGGAATATGTATGGCATCCGTTCACACAAATGAAAACGTATCGGGAAAGTAAACCGCTGATCATCGAGCGCGGCGAAGGCAGCTACCTGATTGATGTGGATGGCAAACGCTACCTCGACGGCTATGCTTCATTATGGGTGAATGTGCACGGACATAACGAGCCGGAATTAAACGGCGCCCTTATTGAACAAGTGAATAAAGTCGCGCACTCCACGCTGCTTGGATCTGCGAATGTACCATCGATCTTACTGGCAAAAAAACTGGCAGAAATCACTCCTGGTTCTTTATCGAAAGTCTTCTACTCCGACACGGGATCTGCCGCTGTGGAAATCGCCCTTAAAGTCGCTTATCAATATTGGCAGAATATCGATCCCGTCAAGCATCAGAATAAAAACAAATTCGTCTCACTTGACGAAGCATACCACGGCGATACTGTCGGAGCTGTGAGTGTGGGCGGAATGGATCTATACCATAGAATCTTTAAGCCCCTCTTATTTCAACGGATTTCCGCCCCTTCACCATATGCCTATCACATGACTGAATATGGGGATCAAGAAGCCGTGAAAAACCATTGCTTGAAGGAACTGGAGAAGTTACTGCAAGAACAATCAGAGGAAATTGCAGGATTGATCATCGAACCGCTGGTGCAGGGGGCTGCTGGCATCATAACCCATCCCGGGGGCTTTTTGAAAGAGGTCGAACAATTATGCAAAAAATACAATATCCTCTTAATTTGCGATGAGGTGGCCGTTGGATTCGGTCGCACCGGTACCATGTTTGCCTGCGAACAGGAGGATGTCGTCCCCGATATCATGTGTATGGGCAAAGGGATCACTGGGGGATATATGCCACTCGCAGCCACCATCATGAACGAGCAGATCTTTCAATCCTTCTTGGGGGAACGGGAAGAACATAAAACCTTCTATCACGGCCACACCTATACAGGAAACCAGCTAGCCTGTGCACTGGCCCTGAAGAATATCGAGCTGATGGAAAGCCGCAATCTCATTAAAGACATCCAGAAAAAAGCAAAATACCTATCACAAAGGCTGCAAGCACTATCCGAACTTCCGATAGTCGGCGATATTCGCCAGCGCGGCTTCATGATTGGAGTGGAAATCGTTAAAGACCGTGAAACAAAAGAAACGTTCACCCTCCAAGAGAATGTCGTTTCCGGAATCATCCATACAGCACGGGAAAATGGCCTGATCATCAGGGAACTTGGTCCCGTCATCACGATGATGCCGATCCTTTCCATGTCAGAAAAGGAACTCGATTTCATGGTCGAAACCGTCTACCGTGCCATCCAGGAAGTCTCCATTCATAAAGGATTGATTCCAGCAGCAAACTGA
- a CDS encoding biotin transporter BioY, giving the protein MKARTISYVALFTALTAIGAFIKIPIPYIPFTLQILAVYLAGALLGPRLGMLSQLCYVLIGLIGVPLFAEGGGFGYIFKPTFGYLLGYILGAYVNGWLINRFSLSTIRSIFFANAASLLTVYFFGCIWLYGAMKWIVETPLSINQTILYGFLLPVPGDLLLCILCAAIIQQVRPRIAKYINIKELNHPWAKPTL; this is encoded by the coding sequence TTGAAAGCAAGGACGATTTCTTATGTGGCCCTTTTTACCGCGTTAACTGCCATTGGCGCCTTTATTAAGATACCTATCCCTTACATACCATTCACACTGCAAATTCTGGCAGTCTATTTGGCAGGCGCATTATTGGGGCCCCGGCTTGGGATGCTCAGTCAGTTATGCTACGTCTTGATCGGACTTATCGGGGTGCCCCTGTTTGCCGAAGGCGGGGGATTCGGATATATATTCAAACCCACTTTCGGCTATTTGCTCGGATATATATTGGGAGCCTATGTAAATGGATGGCTGATCAACCGGTTTTCCCTCTCCACGATTCGTTCCATATTCTTTGCTAATGCCGCCTCTTTGCTGACCGTTTACTTTTTCGGCTGCATCTGGCTGTATGGTGCGATGAAGTGGATTGTGGAAACGCCGCTTTCAATCAACCAAACGATACTTTACGGCTTCTTATTACCTGTACCCGGTGATTTACTGCTATGCATTCTATGTGCTGCCATCATTCAACAAGTACGTCCGCGCATTGCAAAATATATAAACATAAAGGAGCTGAATCATCCATGGGCCAAGCCTACTTTATAA
- a CDS encoding sigma-70 family RNA polymerase sigma factor yields MKNLDMNQLIAARITERQENLYRLAFYYVKNQEDALDIVQESIRKALASSSKIKDAASIDSWLYKIIVRTALDVLRKKKKLTVADDETIEYLRAGEEDHYPDLDLQKALEGLSVKYKTVVVLRFFEDLKLDEIAEVLEENVSTIKTRLYKALQLLRINMTEREETKRWKKN; encoded by the coding sequence ATGAAAAATCTAGATATGAATCAATTAATCGCGGCCCGGATAACCGAACGGCAAGAAAATTTGTACAGACTTGCTTTTTATTATGTTAAAAACCAAGAGGATGCGCTTGATATCGTGCAGGAATCAATCAGGAAAGCGCTGGCGTCAAGCAGTAAAATCAAAGACGCTGCTTCTATTGATAGCTGGTTATATAAGATCATCGTCCGAACGGCACTGGACGTTTTGCGGAAGAAAAAGAAACTGACTGTCGCCGATGACGAAACAATAGAATACTTACGAGCAGGTGAGGAAGATCACTATCCTGACCTGGATTTGCAAAAGGCCCTTGAAGGACTTTCGGTCAAGTACAAAACGGTAGTCGTTCTCCGTTTCTTTGAGGACCTGAAGCTGGATGAGATAGCGGAAGTGCTGGAAGAGAATGTAAGCACTATTAAAACGAGATTATATAAAGCGCTGCAATTATTGCGGATCAACATGACTGAACGGGAGGAAACGAAAAGATGGAAAAAAAACTAA
- a CDS encoding peptide MFS transporter produces the protein MATINKQKIVDSVPQKGFFGNPKGLFTLFFTEFWERFSYYGMKAILVYYMYYEVSKGGLGLDEHTALALVSIYGSLVYMSGIIGGWLADRIFGTSKAVFYGGILIMLGHIVLAVPGSLSMFFVSMVLIVLGTGLLKPNVSSIVGEIYAENDERRDSGFSIFYMGINMGAFLSPFVVGTVGMGYSFHLGFGLAAIGMLIGLIVFVATKKKNLGLAGTIPANPLSQNEKKSVFTKLGIATLILAAIIGITAANGILTIKTFINLVGILGIVIPTLYFIFMYRSPKTTSVERSRLIAYIPLFIAAVMFWAIQEQGATILASYADKRTQLNFAGLEINPAWFQSLNPLFIITLAPVFAWLWIKLGKRQPTIPQKFSIGLLFAGLSFLVILLPVYFGGSDALVNPLWLVLSYFLVVLGELCLSPVGLSATTKLAPAAFSAQTMSLWFLASAAAQALNAQIVRFYTPQTEMAYFGVIGVASMVLGLVLMVLSPKIQGYMKGIR, from the coding sequence ATGGCAACGATAAATAAACAGAAAATTGTGGATAGTGTACCTCAAAAAGGTTTTTTTGGAAACCCTAAAGGATTATTCACCCTTTTCTTTACTGAGTTCTGGGAGCGTTTCTCGTATTATGGTATGAAGGCCATTCTTGTTTACTATATGTATTACGAAGTTTCTAAAGGGGGACTTGGTCTTGATGAACACACAGCCCTTGCCCTTGTATCCATTTACGGATCTTTAGTATATATGTCAGGTATAATTGGCGGATGGCTTGCCGATAGGATCTTCGGGACTTCCAAAGCCGTATTTTACGGTGGTATCTTGATCATGCTCGGGCATATTGTCCTTGCTGTACCAGGCAGTCTCTCCATGTTCTTTGTTTCCATGGTACTCATTGTTCTTGGTACTGGGTTATTAAAACCGAATGTTTCCAGCATTGTCGGTGAAATTTACGCAGAAAATGACGAACGCCGGGATTCCGGTTTCAGTATATTCTATATGGGTATCAACATGGGTGCATTCCTTTCACCGTTTGTTGTCGGTACCGTCGGAATGGGCTACAGCTTCCATCTTGGTTTTGGACTTGCAGCAATTGGAATGTTAATTGGTCTCATCGTCTTTGTTGCAACAAAGAAAAAGAACCTGGGCCTTGCTGGAACTATTCCTGCGAACCCATTATCACAGAATGAAAAGAAAAGCGTATTCACGAAATTGGGGATAGCCACACTTATCTTAGCTGCCATCATCGGCATTACCGCCGCTAACGGCATCTTAACGATTAAAACCTTTATTAATCTTGTAGGTATCCTAGGGATCGTTATCCCGACCCTTTATTTCATTTTCATGTATCGCAGCCCTAAAACAACTTCTGTTGAACGTTCACGCTTGATTGCCTATATTCCTTTGTTTATAGCAGCTGTCATGTTCTGGGCGATTCAAGAGCAAGGTGCAACTATATTAGCAAGCTATGCAGACAAACGGACACAGTTGAATTTTGCTGGACTAGAAATAAACCCGGCATGGTTCCAATCTTTGAACCCTTTGTTCATCATTACCCTTGCACCAGTATTCGCATGGTTATGGATTAAACTAGGAAAGCGTCAGCCGACCATTCCTCAGAAATTCTCAATCGGTTTATTGTTCGCCGGTTTATCATTCCTGGTGATCCTGCTTCCTGTTTATTTCGGTGGATCCGACGCATTGGTCAATCCGCTATGGCTTGTACTTAGCTATTTCCTTGTAGTGCTTGGAGAACTTTGTTTATCTCCTGTTGGACTTTCAGCAACTACAAAATTGGCTCCGGCCGCATTCTCGGCTCAAACGATGAGCCTGTGGTTCCTGGCAAGTGCAGCAGCACAAGCACTGAACGCACAAATCGTCAGATTCTACACGCCCCAAACCGAAATGGCTTATTTTGGCGTGATCGGTGTTGCTTCAATGGTCCTTGGACTGGTCCTTATGGTCTTATCACCAAAGATTCAAGGTTACATGAAAGGCATTCGCTAA
- a CDS encoding helix-turn-helix transcriptional regulator: protein MSKELSYTIEEVSQLLKVSKLTIYDLVKKGELPVFRVGRQIRMDAKDLEMYINNHKSHTSPVSVAEPQRNEAKDSLSLVISGQDMVLDILGQHIQKRSSYKTLRSNTGSLSGLISMYNGDSDIVSLHMFDGDTGEYNLPYIKKILVGYPYILLNLVSRKAGLYVKKGNPLDLTGWTDLKQKDLAIINRERGSGARILLDEQLRIHRISSKDLKGYENEETNHLSVASAVSAGKADVGVGIEKAAKIVGVDFVPLITERYDLVILKSPKNEELINVVKRILSSNPFQAEIKALGDYDISQTGSIIYETY from the coding sequence ATGTCAAAAGAGCTTTCCTATACCATCGAGGAAGTGTCACAGCTTTTAAAGGTATCTAAATTGACGATTTATGATCTTGTAAAAAAGGGGGAGCTCCCTGTATTTCGTGTGGGAAGGCAGATTAGAATGGATGCAAAAGACTTGGAGATGTATATTAATAACCATAAGTCCCATACATCCCCAGTTTCTGTTGCCGAACCCCAAAGGAATGAAGCGAAGGATTCCCTTAGCCTTGTCATCAGTGGGCAAGACATGGTGTTAGACATACTAGGGCAGCACATCCAGAAGCGCTCCAGCTATAAAACATTACGATCTAACACTGGAAGCCTAAGCGGTCTTATATCGATGTACAATGGGGATTCCGACATCGTTAGTTTGCATATGTTTGATGGTGATACTGGGGAATATAATCTTCCTTATATAAAAAAGATTTTGGTAGGATATCCTTATATTTTACTTAATCTTGTTTCAAGGAAAGCTGGATTATATGTTAAAAAGGGAAATCCTTTAGACCTTACAGGTTGGACTGATTTAAAACAGAAAGACTTGGCCATCATCAATCGGGAAAGAGGATCGGGAGCACGAATCCTTCTTGATGAGCAGCTAAGGATTCACAGGATATCTTCTAAAGATCTTAAGGGATATGAAAACGAAGAGACCAACCACTTAAGTGTGGCTTCAGCGGTTTCTGCGGGGAAGGCGGATGTGGGTGTGGGAATTGAAAAAGCTGCAAAAATCGTTGGAGTTGACTTTGTCCCATTAATTACAGAACGTTATGACCTTGTTATTTTAAAATCTCCGAAAAACGAAGAGCTCATAAACGTTGTTAAGCGGATTTTATCATCGAATCCATTTCAGGCTGAAATCAAAGCTTTAGGCGATTATGATATTTCTCAGACAGGCTCTATCATTTATGAGACATATTAA
- the bioD gene encoding dethiobiotin synthase, with protein sequence MGQAYFITGTGTDIGKTIVTSALYLSLQTLGKSVTIFKPFQTGINEENNTYPDISWFEQELGVKEPGFYTLEPETSPHLAIKLTGSQIDEKKVVERVHELEEMYDIVLVEGAGGLAVPLIERTEGFYMTADFIRDCGIPVLFVSTSGLGAIHDVVTTHSYAQVHDINVKTILYNHYRPEDRIHQDNIETIEKLTGLNGLACIPTMADVRKDLRNCILDLLGDQNYTQQLKEVFKA encoded by the coding sequence ATGGGCCAAGCCTACTTTATAACCGGAACTGGCACGGATATTGGAAAGACCATCGTCACGAGCGCACTCTATCTTTCTCTTCAAACATTGGGAAAAAGCGTCACGATATTCAAGCCATTTCAAACTGGAATCAATGAGGAAAATAATACATACCCGGATATTTCTTGGTTTGAGCAGGAACTCGGTGTAAAGGAACCAGGGTTTTACACACTGGAGCCCGAAACCTCACCACATTTGGCGATTAAATTAACTGGCAGTCAAATCGATGAGAAGAAAGTCGTGGAAAGGGTTCATGAACTTGAGGAAATGTATGACATCGTATTAGTCGAGGGCGCTGGCGGATTGGCTGTGCCACTCATTGAACGGACGGAAGGTTTCTATATGACGGCGGATTTCATAAGGGATTGCGGCATACCTGTCCTCTTCGTATCCACAAGCGGTTTAGGGGCGATTCATGATGTCGTGACGACCCATTCTTATGCCCAAGTCCATGATATAAATGTGAAAACCATTTTGTATAACCATTACCGGCCAGAAGATCGGATTCATCAAGACAATATCGAAACCATCGAAAAATTGACTGGGTTGAATGGCCTCGCCTGCATCCCGACAATGGCAGATGTCAGAAAAGACTTGAGGAACTGCATCCTTGATTTACTTGGTGATCAAAATTATACCCAACAATTGAAAGAGGTGTTCAAAGCATGA
- a CDS encoding RsiV family protein: protein MEKKLKDLREEYLKTPIPKELNDVVQAALNEKPRKKPRVGRNILMSAAAALLIVTASVNISPAAAKAMSEIPIVDKVIKVITFVEWKEEANNSSAVIKTPAISGLENKQLEDSLNEKYLSESKQLYKEFTDSMSKLKEGEKGNMSVESGYVILTDNETILSVQRYTDKIAASSSTESQFDTVDKKNEVLLTLNSLFKDDRYLQVISENIKEQMKRQMAEDPEKIYWVEDDDLTAFKGIDENQNFYINEDGKLVIAFNSYEAAPGYMGAVEFVIPTKVLSDLLVGDQYIH, encoded by the coding sequence ATGGAAAAAAAACTAAAAGATCTGCGGGAAGAATATCTTAAAACACCGATACCAAAGGAATTGAATGATGTCGTTCAAGCGGCCTTGAATGAAAAGCCCAGAAAGAAGCCAAGGGTTGGCAGGAATATCCTCATGTCAGCGGCTGCAGCGCTTTTGATTGTGACAGCTTCCGTAAACATCAGTCCGGCAGCGGCAAAAGCCATGAGTGAAATCCCGATAGTCGATAAGGTCATCAAAGTGATTACCTTCGTCGAATGGAAAGAAGAAGCGAATAATTCCTCGGCAGTAATCAAGACACCTGCTATATCCGGACTGGAGAATAAACAGCTCGAAGATAGCTTGAATGAGAAATATTTATCGGAAAGCAAGCAGCTTTATAAGGAATTCACGGATTCCATGTCAAAACTGAAGGAAGGGGAAAAGGGCAATATGTCGGTGGAAAGCGGATATGTGATATTGACGGATAATGAAACGATCTTATCCGTACAGCGTTATACGGATAAGATTGCTGCTTCCAGTTCTACAGAAAGTCAATTTGATACAGTCGACAAGAAAAACGAAGTGCTATTAACGTTAAATAGCCTATTTAAAGATGATCGTTATCTTCAGGTGATTAGTGAGAACATCAAGGAACAGATGAAGCGTCAGATGGCTGAAGATCCGGAAAAAATATATTGGGTCGAAGATGATGATCTTACTGCATTTAAAGGCATTGATGAAAACCAAAACTTTTATATAAACGAAGATGGCAAGCTAGTCATCGCCTTTAACAGCTATGAAGCTGCGCCGGGATATATGGGGGCCGTCGAGTTCGTCATCCCGACAAAGGTGCTGTCAGACCTCCTTGTGGGCGATCAATATATCCATTGA
- a CDS encoding polysaccharide deacetylase family protein, translated as MSKLNYKKVFIFLFCLTATVGTLGLAIKSLAFDKKRTVSAYTTDKNYPEADIQTYVKDNTKGGYSASRPVLHLENIDKQLEAYIKKEIKDYEKKWKVSDGKASELNLTYTILHFSKQTITISFDKYEQVEGKKQSGSQIFTYDIPSQQKLSIEDIFATDTDYLSVLSDIVFEELTEKEEEGISNSLIKKENKLKAANFNSFSVLKNTLVFYVKTDDSTKTHTIAIKKELFKDSLLDSYQSQDLNADRVKEWQPKHIVAKLPVQNEWIDPSKKVIALTFDDGPHPSYTMSILKDLNKYDGHATFFVLGSRVQHYPEVLQKMLQQGNEIGNHSWDHPQLTRLSKNKIKSQIEKTQDAVEKATGAEPNLVRPPYGAINNDVREYMEDMKVTLWDVDPEDWKERNEKKIVNKVMGKAKDGSIILMHDIYQTSAQAAGKIIKQLHDQGYQMVTISELEKVQKDRELSGITINE; from the coding sequence ATGAGTAAATTAAATTATAAAAAAGTCTTTATTTTTCTATTTTGTCTAACAGCTACTGTGGGAACGTTGGGGTTAGCCATCAAAAGCCTTGCTTTTGATAAGAAAAGAACCGTTTCGGCCTATACAACTGATAAAAATTACCCAGAAGCCGATATTCAAACGTATGTGAAAGATAATACGAAAGGCGGGTATTCAGCCAGCAGGCCTGTTCTGCATTTAGAAAATATCGACAAGCAGCTAGAAGCCTACATAAAGAAAGAAATTAAGGATTATGAAAAGAAATGGAAAGTATCCGACGGGAAAGCTTCCGAGCTTAACCTCACTTATACGATCCTCCATTTCAGCAAACAGACCATTACGATTTCCTTCGATAAATATGAGCAAGTGGAAGGAAAGAAGCAGTCTGGATCCCAGATCTTCACTTATGATATTCCATCTCAGCAAAAGCTCTCCATAGAAGACATCTTTGCCACGGATACTGATTATTTATCCGTTTTATCCGATATTGTTTTTGAAGAGTTAACCGAGAAGGAAGAAGAAGGCATCTCAAACAGTCTCATTAAAAAGGAAAACAAACTGAAGGCAGCCAACTTTAATTCTTTTTCAGTCTTGAAAAATACACTTGTATTCTACGTCAAGACTGATGATTCAACTAAGACCCATACGATAGCCATCAAGAAGGAACTTTTTAAAGATAGTTTGCTAGATTCATATCAAAGTCAAGATTTGAATGCGGATCGTGTAAAGGAATGGCAGCCGAAACATATCGTCGCCAAATTGCCCGTGCAAAATGAATGGATCGACCCTTCAAAAAAGGTCATTGCCTTGACGTTCGATGACGGGCCGCATCCGAGTTATACCATGTCCATTCTTAAAGACCTGAACAAGTATGATGGACACGCGACGTTTTTCGTGCTTGGAAGCCGCGTACAGCACTATCCGGAGGTTCTGCAAAAAATGCTGCAGCAAGGAAATGAGATCGGCAACCATTCATGGGATCATCCGCAGCTGACGCGCTTAAGCAAGAACAAAATCAAAAGTCAAATCGAAAAGACCCAAGACGCTGTAGAAAAAGCTACAGGTGCTGAGCCAAATCTCGTTCGTCCCCCATATGGAGCGATTAACAATGATGTGCGTGAATACATGGAGGATATGAAAGTTACACTTTGGGATGTCGATCCCGAAGATTGGAAAGAACGGAATGAAAAGAAAATCGTAAACAAAGTGATGGGCAAAGCCAAAGATGGCAGTATCATATTAATGCATGATATCTATCAAACTAGCGCCCAGGCGGCAGGAAAAATCATCAAGCAACTGCATGACCAAGGTTATCAAATGGTCACAATTTCGGAATTAGAAAAGGTACAGAAAGACCGTGAACTTTCCGGAATCACCATAAATGAATAA
- a CDS encoding YebC/PmpR family DNA-binding transcriptional regulator: MGRKWNNIKEKKASKDANTSRIYAKFGREIYVVAKQGEPDPDSNQALRVVLERAKTYNVPRAIIDRAIEKAKGGSEENYDELRYEGFGPNGSMVIVDALTNNVNRTASDVRAAFGKNGGNMGVSGSVAYMFDATAVIGIEGKTADDVLELLMEADVDVRDIIEEEESVIVYAEPEQFHAVQQAFKDAGISDFTVAELTMLAQNDLTLPEDAQAQFEKMIDALEDLEDVQQVYHNVDLGE, encoded by the coding sequence ATGGGTCGTAAGTGGAATAACATTAAAGAAAAAAAAGCGTCAAAAGATGCTAATACTAGTCGGATTTATGCCAAGTTCGGACGGGAAATATATGTAGTGGCAAAACAAGGTGAACCAGATCCGGATTCCAACCAGGCATTAAGGGTCGTGCTTGAACGTGCGAAAACGTACAATGTTCCAAGAGCGATCATTGACCGTGCGATTGAAAAAGCCAAAGGCGGTTCGGAAGAAAACTATGACGAACTTCGTTATGAAGGATTCGGTCCGAATGGTTCAATGGTCATCGTGGATGCATTGACAAACAACGTAAACCGGACGGCATCTGATGTGCGTGCCGCATTTGGGAAAAATGGCGGGAATATGGGTGTCAGCGGATCTGTTGCTTATATGTTCGATGCAACGGCTGTCATCGGGATTGAAGGCAAAACGGCTGATGATGTTCTTGAACTGTTGATGGAAGCGGATGTTGATGTACGTGACATCATTGAAGAAGAAGAAAGTGTCATCGTTTATGCCGAACCTGAACAATTCCATGCTGTACAACAAGCATTCAAGGATGCAGGAATCAGCGATTTTACAGTGGCCGAGCTGACGATGCTTGCACAAAATGATCTAACCCTTCCAGAAGATGCACAAGCACAATTCGAAAAAATGATTGATGCATTGGAAGATTTGGAAGATGTTCAACAGGTTTATCATAATGTAGATCTTGGTGAATGA
- the modA gene encoding molybdate ABC transporter substrate-binding protein translates to MKKIYLMIFSLMLLVIVGTGCSSDEEKGTGNQTQQADEKVELTISAAVSLQDALNDIKKTFEKENANVKVNYNFGASGALQQQISQGAPVDLFFSAAEDKFDKLVDEGHIEEKKGIDLVGNELVLVVPKGSDKGIESIEDLTKFTKISIGTPESVPAGQYAKQTLEKLNLWKEIEEKLVYAKDVRQVLTYVETGNVDAGLVYKTDAMSSSKVDIVTTAKEDLHDPIIYPVGVIKESSHPKEAQLFYEYLQNKDSMKVFEKLGFKDLK, encoded by the coding sequence TTGAAAAAAATATATCTTATGATTTTCTCGCTTATGCTGCTTGTGATAGTGGGCACAGGGTGTTCAAGTGACGAAGAAAAAGGCACAGGAAATCAGACGCAACAAGCTGACGAGAAAGTAGAATTGACGATTTCGGCCGCCGTAAGTTTACAAGATGCCTTAAATGATATAAAAAAGACATTTGAAAAAGAAAATGCAAATGTAAAAGTTAACTATAACTTTGGAGCTTCTGGAGCTCTTCAACAACAAATCTCCCAAGGCGCACCTGTGGATCTGTTTTTCTCTGCAGCAGAAGACAAATTTGATAAATTAGTAGATGAAGGTCATATTGAAGAGAAAAAAGGGATTGATTTAGTAGGCAATGAATTAGTGCTAGTAGTGCCAAAAGGTTCTGATAAAGGGATTGAATCGATAGAAGACCTTACTAAATTCACTAAAATATCCATCGGTACCCCTGAGTCAGTACCAGCAGGACAGTATGCTAAGCAAACATTAGAAAAACTGAACCTCTGGAAAGAGATTGAAGAAAAACTGGTGTATGCCAAGGATGTTCGTCAAGTGCTTACATATGTAGAAACAGGAAATGTGGACGCAGGACTTGTTTATAAAACGGATGCCATGAGCTCATCAAAAGTTGATATCGTTACAACAGCCAAGGAAGATTTACACGATCCGATTATTTATCCGGTAGGTGTAATTAAGGAAAGCTCACATCCTAAAGAAGCCCAACTATTTTACGAGTATCTCCAAAATAAAGATTCAATGAAGGTTTTTGAAAAATTAGGATTTAAAGATCTTAAATAA
- the bioB gene encoding biotin synthase BioB, translating into MLAENVIKGYKVTEEEALSIVQAPDEEVLEILNAAYLIRKHHYGKKVKLNMIINTKSGLCPEDCGYCSQSIVSEAPIDKYAWLTKEKIVEGAQESIRRKAGTYCIVASGRRPTNREIDHVIEAVKEIRETTDLKICCCLGFLNEEHAGKLAEAGVHRYNHNLNTSQENYSKITSTHTYEDRVDTVEAVKDAGMSPCSGAIFGMGESEAEAVEIALSLRSLDADSIPCNFLNAIDGTPLEGTSELTPTKCLKLISMMRFVNPSKEIRLAGGREVNLRSMQPMALYAANSIFVGDYLTTAGQEPTADWGIIEDLGFEIEECAL; encoded by the coding sequence ATGTTAGCGGAGAACGTTATCAAAGGATATAAAGTGACGGAGGAAGAGGCATTATCCATCGTACAAGCCCCAGACGAAGAGGTTTTGGAAATTCTGAATGCAGCCTATCTCATACGTAAGCACCATTATGGGAAAAAGGTTAAATTGAATATGATCATCAATACGAAGTCAGGATTATGTCCCGAAGATTGCGGCTACTGCTCGCAGTCGATCGTTTCGGAAGCCCCGATCGATAAATATGCTTGGCTGACTAAAGAAAAGATTGTCGAGGGAGCGCAAGAATCAATTCGCCGCAAAGCGGGTACTTATTGCATCGTTGCGTCCGGCCGGCGTCCGACCAACAGGGAAATCGATCATGTCATTGAAGCCGTAAAAGAAATCCGCGAAACGACTGATCTTAAAATCTGCTGCTGTTTAGGTTTCCTGAATGAGGAACATGCCGGCAAACTGGCGGAGGCAGGCGTTCATCGCTACAACCACAACTTGAATACATCACAGGAAAACTACAGCAAAATTACATCGACACATACATATGAAGACCGGGTAGATACAGTGGAAGCCGTGAAGGATGCCGGAATGTCCCCATGTTCTGGTGCCATTTTCGGTATGGGGGAATCGGAGGCGGAAGCGGTGGAAATCGCCCTATCCTTACGAAGCCTTGATGCAGATTCCATTCCTTGTAATTTTCTCAATGCAATTGACGGAACGCCGCTTGAGGGAACTTCCGAGTTGACCCCCACTAAATGCCTGAAATTGATTTCGATGATGAGGTTCGTTAATCCGAGTAAAGAAATCCGTCTGGCCGGCGGTCGGGAGGTCAATCTCCGTTCCATGCAGCCCATGGCACTTTATGCAGCCAATTCCATCTTCGTCGGCGATTATTTAACGACAGCCGGTCAAGAACCCACAGCGGATTGGGGAATCATCGAGGACCTAGGATTTGAAATTGAAGAATGTGCTCTTTAA